GAAGTTGTTAAAGAACACTACTTCTTTTTTCACTTCTTCTATTTTGTCCCCATGTTTGTTCAGGATGTGCTTCCGCACAAAGTCTGGGCCCTGGTAATTAATTTGACATGCAAAATAAGAATCAAGCAACAAAACAGAGGATGTCAATGCAATAACACAATCTACACCTCCTTTAATAGTCTAGGGAAATCAGCAAAACATTTGGAACAATAGAGGATCTAAAATCACCTCGCAACTTCTCGGTGACACAAACAGTTCTGATAACTTTCTGACATCAAGCACTCACCTTAAATTTCTTGCCACTCAGTGGGCACAGCCATTTGTCCTTCCCCAGCTCCTGCGTGTTGGCCAACACaaacttctccacctcctcctctggatcCTTGCGGCCCATCTTCCCCGCCTCATCCTCCGACAGAATTTCCTTTAAACTGAACAGAGGACTAAGCTTCTCCTCAATCATCTTCTGCCACTGTTgcactatttaaaaacataaataaaagtgtgatttTAAAATTGTACAAAAGTAAATTGTGCAAAGTTCAACATGAAAGAGGAAAGTATGTCTGTGCGTCACAGACAAACTGACCTTCTCCGTGTGTGATGCGGTTTGGAGGAATGGGTCCACGAACATGGATCATTCCACAGCGATTGGGCATTTCATCCTCACTCGGGTATTCACAGGTGTTATAGTAGTCAATTGAATGCACAACACGCAGATACAAGATCAGATGGTCCAAAACCTGGCAATAGAACGTAAATAAATCTTATTAGGAATGACTGTAAAGGTTTTAATATTTACTAAATCAACATGTTCGAGTCAGCCATGCGGGTGTCAAAGTAAATAAGAAAGGGCAGACTATAAACTGAAGACACTCATAATGCATTTGTTCTTGTTCTTTATATATGTATAGTTTAAATATAATGGAAGAAGTCACACCTTGGCTAGTTTCTCATCCCTCTCCACAGTGGTCTCTGCAGGGTTGCCTTCCTTGATGCTCTCCTCAGGATCCATCCCGCTCCCAGAgcccagcagctcctcctcctcagcactCACCTCCTCTATCAGGTAGTCTGTGATATTCTTCAAGATGGGATTCTGAGCTGGCAACTGTGGATTAGCAAACCACACAGAAATTAATAAATCAGTGACAGAACAGTCTACACGCACATGCAAATGTACTTGACAAGCAGTACAGTACCTGAGtgctctgcacctcctcctgtaGCTTGGTGCTCCACAGGTCTCCTTTCTCGTCCAAAGCATGAATGAGCTTGGCAGCCAGCTTGATGTCATTGCGGAGCACCTGTTTGTGCTGAGTGATGCCATTTACATTGCGCACTCTGCGGGCCAGGTCCCTGTTCACCCCTGGTGCCAGTTCACAGTCTCGCAGCTGTGGAGGTGAGAGAGTAAAACTTAATTTCCTTGTGTGTGATCAAActtttctgctgcagctttgaTTTACTGACACGTATcgtcaatgttttcattatgtgaaaataaaatgacaacatAAAACTCCATACCAACAACATTCTGCTTTACACACCAAACCCCACACTTCACAACTACTACAAAGTAGTAACTTAGCACAATGAATATAACAGATGAGTGGTTACAGAAAACCCTTCTGCATGTTACAACTACTTTGAATCAGGAGCATCATAAGCAGAGACTAGCAACACTTACGCGAATGTTCTGCAGGTTCCAGCAGACCTCTTTGATATTGACGCTACGGTCAAACGTTACCCAGCAACGTCTGAAAAACCTGCAACACAAAAGGGTTAATTTAAACAATGTGTTATCATGAATAGTCCTTTTTTCATACAGGTCGTTTTGTTTTTAAGAATCTGGGGGTTATTTAAAACTGACCTGCGCTCTGGGTGTGGGTCAGACAAGCAAACACGCAGAAAGCCAGGGTATCTCCGGCAAAGCTGTGAGAGAATAATAAACATCGAGTTTACATCAGTGTTTCTCAATCTTATATTTCCACTGCATCTTATGGGAAGCTCACAGCAATGATCTCAGCCTTTGAAATGGTGGGAGCGATGCTCCTCATGAACAGAGAGCAGGTACGGTGGAGAGGCCGGGGTCTGGGGGAGTCGTCTTTGGGCTttacttcttctttcttctcctcttcggGGTTCTCCTTTTGTTTCTCCTCTAAACCAATAAatgggaaaaagaaaatcattgaCGAATACTATGATTTAGGACTCCTGGGAACATGGACAATGTTAAACAgccactgaaaataaaaaaacctgaTGTTCTACTTCAGTAAAGATCTTCAATATCAGATTCCTCACCTtcaccttcctcttcatccttgtCTTCCACCTCTTCCTTCTTCACCGGTTTGTTTGAGCAGTTGGAGTTGGAGTCTGAATCAGAGTCCGAGTCGCTTTCTGAGGCGCTGCCTTCATCATCACTGTCTCCACTGcgcttcctctttcttctctgctggTAAATGATGAAGAATATTTGTTTCATGTCTGTCTCTTGTTAGCAGCTGAGTTTGATTATAGAAGCAGCACTGACCTTCTTGGTTTCAGGTATTTCGTCTTTGGCAacatctttctctgtctccttaTTCACATCCTCTCCTTCTGCTGCAGCCACATTTTCTGTGTTGGCAGAATTGCTCTCCTCCTGTGGCAGAGATGACTGTCAGCATTACAGCAAACATGAAATCCTTAATGCTCGGCCGAGCCTGacagagaacaaaacaaaccttCTCATTCTTGTCTTTCTCTACTGAAGGTTTCCGGTCAGCGTCCAAGGTTTTGAGGTCTTCTCCCTTGGGAGGTTCAGAAGCCACCGAAACAGATATTGActtctctttgctttcttcctcttcagatGGCATGTCCAAGATCCGAAGATCATGATCCGTCCCTCCTTCCATCTTTATCACAGCTGAGGGCAGGGAAAAGGGTGTATAGTTCATGCTACTGAGCACAGTACTAAGCTTTTCTCATTTAAATTGTTAATgtatagagaaaataaaaccacGTGTCAACAGCATTCTTTAAATTATCCAAGAGGCCCCACCTGCATCCAGAACTTTGATGATGGCTGGGGTCTGTTCAATGTCCAGAGAGACATTATCCAACCATCCATTCTCCATCAGGAACGTGAAGACATTCACACGGTTGTGCAGGGAGCCCTGGGCCTCTGCTTTAAGTCGGCTGGCCTCATCCGGGTGGTACTTGGACCTGAACCTATGTCCAGAATTGCAGTCCACAAAAAAGTGGGGAGGGAATGATGGGGGTTTAGATGAACAAGATACAAAAGTTAGGGAACAAACCAGTATTATATTGAATCTGCAAAGTCACAAAAAAATatgattcattttttatttctttgtatcAAAATGTCAAGTTTTTTTTGCCCAAATCCAAACATTTGAGCTGTTTTGagtaaaaaagtttttaaaagacaaatgaaactgATTACAGAGGGGTACTGAAGTCTCAAACGGACACCCTGTACAATCTTAAGTAAGATTTTGACTGGAATAGCTCTTGTGTTAATTCTTTCGGCTATATGCATGTTCTGTATTATTTACTATTTAATTCACTTAATTGGAAAATGCTGAGATAAACTCACCAAAAAGGAGAAAACACCACAGAGAGATTATCAAATTAAACATTCACATAATTAGAATTTCACATTGAAAATGTTTATCATTGAGTGGACTACAGTTACCTTTTGATCTGCCAGtttaacaacaaataaatacagagaaGGGTTCTCCTCTGTGAAAATGCGCTCCACTTCACCCCAATGGTGTGTCTGTATACACACAAATTCGGTTTTGGGATTCGATTTGGTccgaatataaaaagaaaatggtgtAGAAAAAgcttaaaacaagaaaaaaggaaCTTCCACGCGCGGGTAGTACTTGACTGTCTATCTAAAATCCCTGTTACTTTTTGTCTAAGAGCAACTGCATTGTGCGCAGTGCATACCCTTGCTGTCTAAAACCGATTCTTGCGGTTCCACTTTTTGTCATCTTCAAAAGAAACGTCGTCAACGTAGTAGTTGGATTGAAGGGGAGAAAATTGGTTATGTAAAAACAGAACAATTGTGCATACATGTGAAATAACCATTAACAGATATTATACAGCTGGGATGTTTGTCAAAGTTGAAACTTCAAATCAAGGGGAAGGAAAATCAACCCAAACAGTGAAGATTATTATTTTGTCAAATTTACATGTAACTTAACAAAAAAGAGATAACTTCACATATCTTTCAATAACATCATTGTGAGAATTTTTAGAGGCACATGCTGCATTGCTATGGGTCATTTCCTTGGACATTGgttcaataaaaatatataaaaccttGTGTCCTAGCTCCAATACGTCTTACTCAAACATAATCAGAATATTCTACTATGGTAAAATTTGGGTTGATTTTCTTCTGATTAACTACAGCTTCTGTGACTAAGGCATTAGTAGCAGATTGTTGGCCTGATTCTCATCGTTAAAAAAGCAATTATATCCAAAACAATAATGATAGTGAAATAAAAGCCAAATGAGGAGCTGTAAACATTTCACATCCACAGATTAATCAAGGTGACTGTAACGGCTCAATTAAGCAAATGTAGCATTTTAACTATATTAAAATCTACTTCTATTATCAAATATGACTTGTGTAATAAGGGCTTGTGTTATCGTACCACTCTTCATCTTTATGAGCCAAGAAGAAGTCCTGCATCTGCTGTCTGCGGAAGTCCACCTTGTACTCATTGTAGCGTTTTACAGCCTCAGTCTCATCAACAGAATCATCCAGGGTAATAAGAAACTCCTTAAAGCTCTTCATTACTGGAGGTGGAGGACCCAAATCCATGTCATGGATGTGACCAAGCCTaacagaagagaaacaaaatgGATGTAGTTTAGGACAGGTCAGCAAATAACCGCTTTCTAatggtttgtgttattgtgcgattgtgctgtgtgtgtatatctaaACTTCTACACTTTGAGGAGGAAAAAGTATGTTTTACTGCAAAATCATCCATCTCTCACCTTGCCTGTATGGGGATACCATGATGAGGCTGCATTATGTGCAGATCAGGATGGCCCCAGTGCTGGGGTGGTCCATAGCTgggccctcctcctccaccaccaccaccaccaccaccaccataaCCCATGTCATATCCCCCACGGTAGGGGTCTCCACCATGGTCATCCCTGCAAGGGGACGCACAAAAGAATTTGAGTACCAAAAAAAGTTAGTTGTTGATAAAGTGGAAGAGTGATTGCTGTTATACTCACCAATCTCTTCTCATGCGTTTCTGCTGGGGACTCATGTCATGTCTAGGTGGGGAGAATCTCTCCCTGCGACCTCTGTCGTAATCCCGGTACTCTCCACGACTACGCCGTTCCCTTCCTCTGTCCCACTCCCTGGGGAAATGATTTGGGGAAACATGAAACAGAGAAGGAAATCAACACGTAATACTTAACTTGGCCACACAAACCAGCAGCACCACAAAGACACATAGTTTCATTTTGCATGTTCTCGGAGATGAGGCAGCTCCACAGGGTTACAACTGAATCCCGTTGGAGAATGATCTAAGGTTGGCCATATCCCTTTCTTACCTGTCATTCCAGTCATCTCTGcgtctgtcttctctctctctcgatcgGTCATAGTCACTCCTCTCCCGTCTGAATTTGTCCCTTCTCCTGCGGTCAAACTCATCATCACTGTCCCCCATCTCCATGGAGAGGGAGAAAGCACAGTCAGGTTACAATGTGGCATGATGACTGGATCATAAATAACCTGAGGGTGAACTTGTTACTTATTGCCTCGAGACTACTGGTAGTCAAATGAGCATGCTTAAAAGTAAGAGATCCCCAAGCTTGTgattaacacagtgttgttttaattaattcttaATTGTAGTCTTTGATCTGGTCATTCAAATTGTTGTGGAGAAAGGCGGCTTTATGGAAAGAAAGTCAAACCCGAGAAGACGGGAGAAGACTATCGCAGATGGAGATAACATTGAGCAAGTGCTTTGTCTTACTAGATAGTAAGACCCTGAATATTCAAATCGCATTTACACTACAACTAAGAAACACAACATTCTGACCACGTGTGTTATCTATCTCAAACAAAGGGATTACGTTGCTGTAGCCTTGCTCAGCTAATGTTGTCAAGGCTGCTAACTATCTTCGCTCATATGGTTAGCAAAGTTAGCTAGCATGGACATTGGCGTTAATATTGCAGTTAGTTTAAAGCAAAAAGAAGCTGGTTTTATAAACGAGCGAGCATCTGGAAACTTGATATTGAAACTCTGAACGACAGAACGTTACACGTATCAAATAAACACTTTAACAACCTTATTAAATGATTCCTCAGCTTGTTCAAGTCTCGTCTGGCTCTTCTTCGCCGATCACGCTTCTTTCTCGGTGTCGCACAGCGGAATGTTGATATCAAAACGGAGCATGACCGCCACCAAGCGGTTGGGAGTGTGAATCGCAGTTTAAACACCTTCACCTTTCCCGCTGATATTTATCCTTtagtttaaaggaatagttcacccaaa
This genomic window from Pleuronectes platessa chromosome 15, fPlePla1.1, whole genome shotgun sequence contains:
- the srrt gene encoding serrate RNA effector molecule homolog isoform X1; the encoded protein is MGDSDDEFDRRRRDKFRRERSDYDRSREREDRRRDDWNDREWDRGRERRSRGEYRDYDRGRRERFSPPRHDMSPQQKRMRRDWDDHGGDPYRGGYDMGYGGGGGGGGGGGGPSYGPPQHWGHPDLHIMQPHHGIPIQARLGHIHDMDLGPPPPVMKSFKEFLITLDDSVDETEAVKRYNEYKVDFRRQQMQDFFLAHKDEEWFRSKYHPDEASRLKAEAQGSLHNRVNVFTFLMENGWLDNVSLDIEQTPAIIKVLDAAVIKMEGGTDHDLRILDMPSEEEESKEKSISVSVASEPPKGEDLKTLDADRKPSVEKDKNEKEESNSANTENVAAAEGEDVNKETEKDVAKDEIPETKKQRRKRKRSGDSDDEGSASESDSDSDSDSNSNCSNKPVKKEEVEDKDEEEGEEEKQKENPEEEKKEEVKPKDDSPRPRPLHRTCSLFMRSIAPTISKAEIIALCRRYPGFLRVCLSDPHPERRFFRRCWVTFDRSVNIKEVCWNLQNIRLRDCELAPGVNRDLARRVRNVNGITQHKQVLRNDIKLAAKLIHALDEKGDLWSTKLQEEVQSTQLPAQNPILKNITDYLIEEVSAEEEELLGSGSGMDPEESIKEGNPAETTVERDEKLAKVLDHLILYLRVVHSIDYYNTCEYPSEDEMPNRCGMIHVRGPIPPNRITHGEVQQWQKMIEEKLSPLFSLKEILSEDEAGKMGRKDPEEEVEKFVLANTQELGKDKWLCPLSGKKFKGPDFVRKHILNKHGDKIEEVKKEVVFFNNFLMDAKRPALPDMKIPPLPTPGQGLLSPNMPFPPQGLQGPGGFGQPRPPLMGYGAGGPLYPPNQYGGGRGNHDNFRGQGGYLGKPRNIRMSRGDPRNIIEYRDLDAPDDMDFF
- the srrt gene encoding serrate RNA effector molecule homolog isoform X4, whose amino-acid sequence is MGDSDDEFDRRRRDKFRRERSDYDRSREREDRRRDDWNDREWDRGRERRSRGEYRDYDRGRRERFSPPRHDMSPQQKRMRRDWDDHGGDPYRGGYDMGYGGGGGGGGGGGGPSYGPPQHWGHPDLHIMQPHHGIPIQARLGHIHDMDLGPPPPVMKSFKEFLITLDDSVDETEAVKRYNEYKVDFRRQQMQDFFLAHKDEEWFRSKYHPDEASRLKAEAQGSLHNRVNVFTFLMENGWLDNVSLDIEQTPAIIKVLDAAVIKMEGGTDHDLRILDMPSEEEESKEKSISVSVASEPPKGEDLKTLDADRKPSVEKDKNEKEESNSANTENVAAAEGEDVNKETEKDVAKDEIPETKKQRRKRKRSGDSDDEGSASESDSDSDSDSNSNCSNKPVKKEEVEDKDEEEGEEEKQKENPEEEKKEEVKPKDDSPRPRPLHRTCSLFMRSIAPTISKAEIIALCRRYPGFLRVCLSDPHPERRFFRRCWVTFDRSVNIKEVCWNLQNIRLRDCELAPGVNRDLARRVRNVNGITQHKQVLRNDIKLAAKLIHALDEKGDLWSTKLQEEVQSTQLPAQNPILKNITDYLIEEVSAEEEELLGSGSGMDPEESIKEGNPAETTVERDEKLAKVLDHLILYLRVVHSIDYYNTCEYPSEDEMPNRCGMIHVRGPIPPNRITHGEVQQWQKMIEEKLSPLFSLKEILSEDEAGKMGRKDPEEEVEKFVLANTQELGKDKWLCPLSGKKFKGPDFVRKHILNKHGDKIEEVKKEVVFFNNFLMDAKRPALPDMKIPPLPTPGQGLLSPNMPFPPQGLQGPGGFGQPRPPLMGYGAGGPLYPPNQYGGGRGNHDNFRGQGGYLGKPRNIR
- the srrt gene encoding serrate RNA effector molecule homolog isoform X3 — translated: MGDSDDEFDRRRRDKFRRERSDYDRSREREDRRRDDWNDREWDRGRERRSRGEYRDYDRGRRERFSPPRHDMSPQQKRMRRDWDDHGGDPYRGGYDMGYGGGGGGGGGGGGPSYGPPQHWGHPDLHIMQPHHGIPIQARLGHIHDMDLGPPPPVMKSFKEFLITLDDSVDETEAVKRYNEYKVDFRRQQMQDFFLAHKDEEWFRSKYHPDEASRLKAEAQGSLHNRVNVFTFLMENGWLDNVSLDIEQTPAIIKVLDAAVIKMEGGTDHDLRILDMPSEEEESKEKSISVSVASEPPKGEDLKTLDADRKPSVEKDKNEKEESNSANTENVAAAEGEDVNKETEKDVAKDEIPETKKQRRKRKRSGDSDDEGSASESDSDSDSDSNSNCSNKPVKKEEVEDKDEEEGEEEKQKENPEEEKKEEVKPKDDSPRPRPLHRTCSLFMRSIAPTISKAEIIALCRRYPGFLRVCLSDPHPERRFFRRCWVTFDRSVNIKEVCWNLQNIRLRDCELAPGVNRDLARRVRNVNGITQHKQVLRNDIKLAAKLIHALDEKGDLWSTKLQEEVQSTQLPAQNPILKNITDYLIEEVSAEEEELLGSGSGMDPEESIKEGNPAETTVERDEKLAKVLDHLILYLRVVHSIDYYNTCEYPSEDEMPNRCGMIHVRGPIPPNRITHGEVQQWQKMIEEKLSPLFSLKEILSEDEAGKMGRKDPEEEVEKFVLANTQELGKDKWLCPLSGKKFKGPDFVRKHILNKHGDKIEEVKKEVVFFNNFLMDAKRPALPDMKIPPLPTPGLLSPNMPFPPQGLQGPGGFGQPRPPLMGYGAGGPLYPPNQYGGGRGNHDNFRGQGGYLGKPRNIRMSRGDPRNIIEYRDLDAPDDMDFF
- the srrt gene encoding serrate RNA effector molecule homolog isoform X2; its protein translation is MGDSDDEFDRRRRDKFRRERSDYDRSREREDRRRDDWNDREWDRGRERRSRGEYRDYDRGRRERFSPPRHDMSPQQKRMRRDWDDHGGDPYRGGYDMGYGGGGGGGGGGGGPSYGPPQHWGHPDLHIMQPHHGIPIQARLGHIHDMDLGPPPPVMKSFKEFLITLDDSVDETEAVKRYNEYKVDFRRQQMQDFFLAHKDEEWFRSKYHPDEASRLKAEAQGSLHNRVNVFTFLMENGWLDNVSLDIEQTPAIIKVLDAAVIKMEGGTDHDLRILDMPSEEEESKEKSISVSVASEPPKGEDLKTLDADRKPSVEKDKNEKEESNSANTENVAAAEGEDVNKETEKDVAKDEIPETKKRRKRKRSGDSDDEGSASESDSDSDSDSNSNCSNKPVKKEEVEDKDEEEGEEEKQKENPEEEKKEEVKPKDDSPRPRPLHRTCSLFMRSIAPTISKAEIIALCRRYPGFLRVCLSDPHPERRFFRRCWVTFDRSVNIKEVCWNLQNIRLRDCELAPGVNRDLARRVRNVNGITQHKQVLRNDIKLAAKLIHALDEKGDLWSTKLQEEVQSTQLPAQNPILKNITDYLIEEVSAEEEELLGSGSGMDPEESIKEGNPAETTVERDEKLAKVLDHLILYLRVVHSIDYYNTCEYPSEDEMPNRCGMIHVRGPIPPNRITHGEVQQWQKMIEEKLSPLFSLKEILSEDEAGKMGRKDPEEEVEKFVLANTQELGKDKWLCPLSGKKFKGPDFVRKHILNKHGDKIEEVKKEVVFFNNFLMDAKRPALPDMKIPPLPTPGQGLLSPNMPFPPQGLQGPGGFGQPRPPLMGYGAGGPLYPPNQYGGGRGNHDNFRGQGGYLGKPRNIRMSRGDPRNIIEYRDLDAPDDMDFF